The Caulifigura coniformis genome includes a region encoding these proteins:
- a CDS encoding efflux RND transporter periplasmic adaptor subunit: MTNSPGSGPDASAPQRTHGATAPQPRNPWKRAFLGLLAIGATVGWWVYSGSGWARDDREALPPEVMAEPAPRSGIMVTAEPVVFRSLQRSLEAVGTLYGYEEIVISSKVEGRVHRLCSEVSDRVRPGNCVLEIDPVDFQLAVEQAQGNLEVELAKLGLQALPDESFEIKNVPTVMLAQAQVDNAQAKYDRLKRLAAENATTSSQLDTALSELNIALADHANQVLMAKSSVATVKLRRSALAVAEQQLADARILAPQLYRPVPGMEGGVSYVVTSRSVSDGTFVKKGDEICRLAVDQTLKLRIPVPERHSDQIKLGQTADVLTAAYRDPFPGVVTLINPSVDAKTRTFNVEVQVANDAGRLKPGSFAKATVHTTQSTDSATVPHSALVTFAGVTKLFLSEGGQAREVLVEPGMQTRDWVEIASPPLGRDAVVITSGQSALANMTAVTIRTESASDASDAVPRRPTTVMADSQDAEQAP; the protein is encoded by the coding sequence ATGACGAATTCACCCGGCAGCGGACCTGACGCGTCCGCTCCGCAACGGACACACGGCGCCACCGCTCCACAGCCGCGGAACCCCTGGAAGCGGGCGTTCCTGGGGCTGCTGGCGATCGGGGCCACGGTGGGGTGGTGGGTCTACAGCGGCAGCGGGTGGGCCCGCGACGATCGGGAAGCACTTCCGCCGGAGGTCATGGCGGAGCCGGCCCCGCGGTCGGGAATCATGGTGACCGCGGAGCCGGTCGTGTTCCGATCGCTGCAGCGATCGCTCGAGGCGGTCGGAACGCTGTATGGCTACGAAGAGATCGTGATCAGCAGCAAAGTCGAAGGACGCGTGCATCGGCTGTGCAGCGAAGTCTCGGACCGTGTCCGACCGGGCAACTGCGTTCTCGAAATCGATCCGGTCGACTTCCAGCTGGCGGTGGAACAGGCCCAGGGGAACCTGGAAGTCGAGCTGGCAAAGCTGGGACTGCAGGCGCTTCCCGATGAGAGTTTCGAGATCAAAAACGTTCCGACCGTGATGCTCGCGCAGGCCCAGGTCGACAATGCCCAGGCGAAATACGATCGGCTGAAGCGGCTGGCCGCGGAGAATGCGACGACGTCGAGTCAACTCGACACGGCCCTCAGCGAATTGAACATCGCCCTGGCCGATCATGCCAACCAGGTGCTGATGGCCAAGTCGAGCGTGGCAACGGTGAAGCTGCGGCGTTCGGCACTGGCGGTGGCCGAGCAACAACTGGCTGACGCACGGATCCTCGCCCCTCAGCTATATCGCCCGGTTCCGGGCATGGAGGGGGGCGTGTCGTATGTCGTCACCAGCCGGTCGGTGTCGGACGGCACGTTCGTCAAGAAGGGGGACGAAATCTGCCGGCTGGCGGTGGATCAGACGTTAAAACTGCGGATTCCGGTTCCAGAGCGACACAGCGACCAGATCAAACTGGGACAGACTGCGGACGTGCTCACGGCGGCCTACCGCGATCCGTTTCCGGGAGTCGTGACTCTGATCAACCCGTCCGTCGACGCCAAGACACGGACGTTCAACGTGGAGGTGCAGGTCGCGAACGATGCCGGGCGGCTGAAACCGGGAAGCTTTGCCAAGGCGACCGTGCACACGACCCAATCGACGGACAGCGCGACGGTGCCGCACTCGGCGCTCGTGACGTTTGCCGGGGTGACGAAACTGTTTCTGTCCGAAGGGGGCCAGGCGCGCGAGGTGCTCGTCGAACCGGGAATGCAGACGCGCGACTGGGTGGAGATTGCCAGTCCGCCCCTTGGCCGCGATGCGGTGGTGATCACCAGCGGCCAATCGGCGCTGGCAAACATGACGGCGGTGACGATTCGCACTGAGTCGGCGTCCGACGCCTCGGACGCCGTGCCGCGGAGGCCGACGACCGTGATGGCAGACTCGCAGGATGCGGAGCAGGCGCCGTGA
- a CDS encoding MarR family winged helix-turn-helix transcriptional regulator, which yields MTLDQRATELGLAMEAIVKQFQAADIAAANGPHADLNHQEMRLISFLGDDGSQMMRVVAEHLALAVNSVTTLIDGLEAKGLVRRQRSEADRRIVHVELTERGGKTYRALHDARQRFFRSMLNPLTRDEQETLLVIFRKVVQRGAERLSPSAN from the coding sequence ATGACCCTTGATCAACGGGCGACCGAGCTGGGCCTGGCGATGGAAGCCATCGTGAAACAGTTCCAGGCCGCAGACATCGCCGCGGCGAACGGCCCCCATGCCGACCTGAATCACCAGGAGATGCGGCTGATCTCGTTTCTGGGAGATGACGGTTCGCAGATGATGCGGGTGGTGGCCGAGCATCTCGCGCTGGCGGTCAATTCGGTGACGACGCTGATCGACGGGCTGGAAGCGAAGGGACTGGTGCGGCGGCAGCGATCGGAGGCGGATCGCCGGATCGTCCACGTCGAGCTGACGGAACGGGGGGGCAAGACGTATCGGGCACTGCACGACGCCCGGCAACGGTTCTTCCGATCGATGCTGAATCCGCTGACCAGGGACGAGCAGGAGACCTTGCTGGTGATCTTCCGCAAGGTCGTCCAGAGAGGCGCCGAGCGACTGAGCCCGTCCGCGAACTAG
- a CDS encoding polysaccharide deacetylase family protein: MRFAVCALLLTLASAVAADDLPATPAVRKAIPDRLVVLTFDDSAKSHYTIVRPLLKQYGFGATFFITEGFDFPTNKKDYMTWDEIRELHDDGFEIGNHTRDHLGISDKTVGRLPEQLQAIADNCRTHGIPAPVTFAWPGNAMTPAAFETLKAHGIRFARRGGAPEYPYDEGRGFAYEPGLDDPLMVPSAGDARPKWTLPDFIRAVDQARDGRIAVLQFHGVPDTAHNWVSSSQQNFEAYLKYLHVERYRVIALRDLQEFVDPEVAPADYRRVIESRREALNPPKTDTTPGKDR, translated from the coding sequence ATGCGGTTTGCAGTCTGCGCCCTGCTGCTCACACTCGCCTCGGCCGTCGCCGCGGATGACCTGCCCGCCACCCCCGCCGTCCGGAAGGCCATCCCCGACCGGCTTGTCGTGCTCACCTTCGACGACTCCGCAAAGTCGCACTACACCATCGTTCGGCCGCTCCTCAAGCAGTACGGCTTCGGCGCCACCTTCTTCATCACCGAAGGCTTTGATTTCCCCACCAACAAGAAGGACTACATGACGTGGGACGAGATCCGGGAACTGCACGACGACGGCTTCGAGATCGGCAACCACACCCGCGACCACCTGGGCATTTCCGACAAGACGGTCGGCCGGCTCCCGGAACAGCTTCAGGCGATCGCCGACAACTGCCGCACTCACGGAATTCCCGCTCCCGTCACCTTCGCCTGGCCCGGAAACGCGATGACCCCTGCCGCCTTTGAAACGCTCAAGGCCCACGGCATCCGGTTCGCCCGGCGCGGCGGAGCGCCCGAGTATCCCTACGACGAAGGACGTGGCTTCGCCTATGAGCCCGGCCTCGATGATCCGCTGATGGTCCCCTCGGCCGGCGATGCCCGGCCGAAATGGACGCTGCCCGATTTCATCCGCGCCGTCGACCAGGCCCGCGACGGCCGCATCGCCGTACTGCAGTTTCACGGCGTCCCCGATACGGCCCACAACTGGGTCAGCAGCAGCCAGCAGAACTTCGAGGCCTACCTGAAGTACCTGCACGTCGAGCGCTATCGCGTCATCGCCCTGCGCGACCTTCAGGAGTTCGTCGACCCGGAAGTCGCCCCGGCCGACTATCGCCGCGTGATCGAATCACGTCGGGAAGCGCTGAATCCGCCGAAGACCGACACGACTCCCGGCAAGGACAGGTGA
- a CDS encoding glycosyltransferase family 4 protein, protein MDDFGFDADMAGGNDYVTGYEQFMSLSYEDLTCQQASTGGQCDYEELETGTRVGIPIERPRGRRRQIPPVRNLDRPLRIVCLGPSFQLGGVGQQTLSLARYFNPDRARITRCLVTRDDAEGHKRLAGMGIPVETATPSRLERAAEDAEIFLLWGDHFDRTLPQRRPTCVFVAHGESAWTRQGLERSRGVVDHVIAVSERVRGRVCGGFETTTILNGIDPSRLAATRPRQAVRRSLGIRRDEFLVGCVGRMTQEKQMERLISAVALLPRSFKLLLVGSGSRRTELVERASDLIPGRFVIVRPNDHLGDLYRAMDAFAFPSAHEGFGLVVAEAMACRVPVVATCVGAVPEIIENNVSGMVVDSSPEAFADAMKKLAKFPHWAAGMARQAHAFALRRLVARRMASDYETLLSRLVAAKTAAQTA, encoded by the coding sequence ATGGATGACTTCGGCTTTGATGCGGACATGGCTGGCGGCAACGACTACGTGACAGGCTACGAGCAGTTTATGAGCCTCTCCTACGAGGATCTCACCTGCCAGCAGGCCTCGACAGGCGGGCAGTGTGACTACGAAGAACTCGAGACCGGAACGCGAGTCGGCATCCCGATCGAGCGGCCGCGTGGTCGACGCCGACAGATTCCGCCCGTCAGAAACCTCGACCGGCCGCTGAGAATCGTCTGCCTCGGGCCCAGCTTCCAGCTCGGGGGAGTCGGACAACAGACGCTCAGCCTCGCCCGCTATTTCAATCCGGATCGGGCCCGGATCACTCGCTGCCTCGTCACCCGCGACGATGCCGAGGGACACAAACGACTCGCCGGCATGGGAATCCCCGTCGAAACGGCGACCCCCAGCCGGCTGGAGCGCGCGGCCGAAGATGCCGAGATCTTCCTGCTCTGGGGCGACCACTTCGACCGCACCCTGCCGCAGCGGCGGCCAACCTGTGTGTTCGTGGCCCACGGCGAATCGGCCTGGACGAGGCAGGGCCTCGAACGCAGCCGGGGCGTCGTCGATCACGTCATCGCCGTCAGCGAACGCGTCCGCGGACGGGTCTGCGGAGGGTTCGAAACGACCACGATCCTCAACGGCATCGATCCCTCGCGGCTGGCGGCGACACGCCCCCGGCAGGCCGTGAGACGGTCGCTCGGAATCCGCAGGGACGAGTTCCTGGTTGGCTGCGTCGGTCGCATGACGCAGGAAAAACAGATGGAGCGACTCATCTCCGCGGTCGCCCTCCTCCCGCGCAGCTTCAAACTGCTTCTCGTCGGCAGCGGCTCCCGACGCACCGAACTCGTCGAACGCGCCAGCGACTTGATCCCCGGCCGCTTCGTCATCGTCCGCCCGAATGACCACCTCGGCGACCTCTACCGCGCGATGGATGCGTTCGCGTTTCCGTCAGCGCACGAAGGGTTCGGCCTGGTCGTCGCCGAGGCGATGGCCTGCCGCGTTCCGGTCGTCGCCACCTGTGTCGGGGCAGTTCCCGAAATCATCGAGAACAACGTCAGCGGCATGGTCGTCGACTCCTCGCCCGAGGCGTTCGCCGACGCAATGAAGAAGCTCGCGAAGTTCCCGCACTGGGCCGCCGGCATGGCCCGGCAGGCTCACGCGTTCGCGCTCCGGCGACTCGTCGCCCGGAGGATGGCCAGTGACTACGAGACGCTCCTCTCGCGACTCGTGGCCGCGAAAACGGCGGCACAAACAGCCTGA
- a CDS encoding class I SAM-dependent methyltransferase: protein MPIRITNQLFRSHPIVGHCPGPTHGRWRRIVDAVLSQKMRPARCPDATFLTWNTGARPARPDKPCGLFERSLAQFQIEPLVLGQGRKNWRNRDKLALTAEALESVTTPYVVGGDSCDVLFFEDPGLVVERFRQHFTCDLLFNSTGSLCWPQLPRLMEFQTSRPVAPLLKGRHWINSGLFVGKTDFCRDYFRDLAQSPPVEGYAHSDQAVVMETWPRWYPRVQTDDFCQIFQWFNEKPAVLHLERPLAARHTSLIRWLRRLPGPLVGAEVGVFQGYTSEALLRSFPDLRLWMVDRWKPYEGRSTIGDQPAEALERALKSTTFWTQFAKDRRRILREASPAAADRFDDHSLDFAFIDANHLYEAVCADITAWWSKIRPGGLLTGHDYGTGRDAEGIWGVKRAVDEFADTTGSPLELGADGTWCIEKR from the coding sequence ATGCCCATCAGGATCACCAACCAGCTGTTTCGATCCCATCCGATCGTCGGTCACTGCCCGGGACCGACGCATGGACGTTGGCGGCGGATTGTCGACGCGGTCCTGTCGCAGAAGATGCGCCCCGCCCGGTGTCCCGATGCGACCTTCCTCACCTGGAACACCGGCGCGCGTCCCGCCCGCCCCGACAAGCCCTGCGGACTGTTCGAACGCAGCCTCGCCCAGTTTCAGATCGAGCCGCTCGTCCTCGGCCAGGGCCGAAAGAACTGGAGAAACCGCGACAAGCTCGCGCTCACCGCCGAGGCGCTGGAATCGGTCACGACTCCTTACGTCGTCGGCGGAGATTCCTGTGACGTCCTCTTTTTTGAGGATCCGGGGCTCGTTGTCGAGCGCTTCAGGCAGCACTTCACCTGCGACCTGTTGTTCAATTCGACCGGCTCCCTCTGCTGGCCCCAGCTGCCGCGATTGATGGAGTTCCAGACCTCCCGCCCAGTGGCGCCCCTGCTTAAGGGGCGCCACTGGATCAACTCGGGCCTGTTCGTCGGAAAGACCGACTTCTGCCGCGACTACTTTCGCGATCTGGCCCAAAGTCCGCCGGTCGAGGGGTACGCTCATTCCGATCAGGCCGTCGTGATGGAGACCTGGCCGCGCTGGTATCCGCGGGTTCAGACCGACGACTTCTGCCAGATTTTCCAGTGGTTCAACGAAAAACCGGCGGTCCTGCATCTCGAACGTCCGCTGGCCGCCCGTCACACATCGCTGATTCGCTGGCTCCGTCGCCTGCCAGGGCCGCTTGTGGGCGCCGAGGTCGGCGTCTTCCAGGGATACACGTCCGAGGCGTTGCTCCGCAGTTTCCCCGATCTCCGGTTGTGGATGGTCGACCGCTGGAAGCCCTACGAAGGTCGCTCGACCATCGGCGACCAGCCCGCCGAGGCCCTCGAACGGGCCCTGAAGTCGACCACCTTCTGGACCCAGTTCGCGAAAGACCGACGGCGGATTCTCCGGGAGGCCTCGCCGGCAGCTGCCGACCGCTTTGACGACCACAGCCTCGATTTCGCCTTCATCGACGCCAATCACCTGTACGAGGCCGTCTGCGCAGACATCACTGCCTGGTGGAGCAAAATCCGGCCTGGAGGCCTGCTCACCGGGCACGATTACGGCACCGGCCGCGATGCCGAAGGCATCTGGGGGGTAAAGCGGGCCGTCGACGAATTCGCCGACACCACCGGCTCCCCCCTCGAACTCGGCGCCGACGGCACCTGGTGCATCGAGAAGCGATAA
- a CDS encoding serine/threonine protein kinase, with the protein MRDQIPPEKDSALELSPGSPGTDPTVRYADGNVDDDSVPQNSDFKGGVRIAPKRLGKYELHGRIGSGGMGVVYKGFDPDLSRMVAIKVLQPHLAQSEVARRRFQREARAAAAISHENVLTIHSVEEQDQVPFLVMEFVSGMSLKEYILRRGSLPSLEIIRLSAQVANGLAAAHGQGVIHRDIKPGNVMLHDGETRVRLMDFGLARVTHDNSDLTSHDQTVGTPAYMSPEQIHGGPIDARSDLYSLGCVIYCMATGQSPFHGGSYAETVHRILDFKPPRLQQISPLIPPVVSDLVDHLLAKRPEDRFQSAEEVSDILTHLVSVLNQTASGELETAIRREPVARPGDGSSAKHVRRKDRNRGSRAVVGAGIALIALVAAALALWWNRGQEKAGPAGGVTISPPATSPPRLASVIVGRGPDATCATLAEAVERIASAGVITIQNGGVYEEAISLSGLDAVTIRGEAGVVLRPAQADAEESSVIAIKDCRDLRIEGLRLESTGKKGRTLSLQGDLSGIAFDDCEFFHVGEASDLSLVNVKALERADQKSVRFHRSRFQRGPGKGYCVSVEARDGTVMAVECEECRFRSKGSLFYLGLGARKATLRRNLFLEGDTGVLLRFRPWKGSEQIDISNNTFLGVRYWLSWMDSTVGPGAASGGMGARLANNLILGGTRTLGPDAQWETMLATWTIQSNYWEQDEGTTSTADRGGRLAMMFPSFDIPNRTDESAGSFLRPADGSLLGSQGAGGDLPTFIGAVEPVEAGSSSPSPPSPPGESSG; encoded by the coding sequence ATGCGCGATCAAATCCCCCCTGAGAAGGATTCGGCCCTCGAGCTCTCGCCGGGATCGCCAGGAACTGATCCAACCGTCCGCTACGCTGATGGAAACGTCGATGACGATTCCGTGCCCCAGAACTCCGATTTCAAGGGAGGTGTACGGATCGCTCCGAAGCGGCTGGGAAAGTATGAGCTGCATGGACGGATCGGCAGCGGCGGGATGGGGGTCGTGTACAAGGGCTTCGACCCCGACCTGTCGAGGATGGTGGCGATCAAGGTTCTGCAGCCACACCTGGCTCAAAGCGAAGTGGCGCGTCGGCGATTCCAGCGCGAGGCCCGGGCCGCAGCGGCCATCAGCCACGAGAACGTGCTGACGATTCATTCCGTCGAGGAGCAGGACCAGGTTCCGTTCCTGGTGATGGAGTTCGTGTCGGGGATGTCACTGAAGGAATACATCCTGCGGCGGGGCAGTCTGCCGTCGCTGGAGATCATCCGTCTCAGTGCGCAGGTCGCAAATGGTCTCGCGGCCGCTCATGGCCAGGGAGTGATTCACAGGGACATCAAGCCGGGCAACGTGATGCTGCATGACGGCGAGACACGGGTGCGGCTGATGGACTTCGGGCTGGCGCGCGTGACGCATGACAACTCGGACCTGACGTCGCATGACCAGACGGTCGGGACGCCGGCGTACATGTCGCCCGAGCAGATTCATGGGGGGCCGATTGACGCGCGATCGGATCTGTACAGCCTGGGCTGCGTGATCTACTGCATGGCGACCGGGCAGTCGCCGTTTCATGGCGGAAGCTACGCCGAGACGGTGCACCGCATTCTCGATTTCAAGCCTCCACGCCTGCAGCAGATCAGTCCGCTGATTCCTCCGGTCGTCTCTGACCTCGTCGACCATCTGCTCGCCAAGCGGCCCGAGGATCGTTTTCAGTCGGCGGAGGAGGTTTCCGACATCCTCACGCACTTGGTGTCGGTGCTGAACCAGACGGCCAGCGGCGAACTGGAAACGGCCATCCGGCGCGAGCCGGTTGCCCGTCCGGGGGACGGGTCGTCTGCCAAGCACGTCCGGCGTAAGGATCGCAATCGAGGTTCGCGGGCCGTGGTCGGGGCCGGCATCGCGCTGATCGCCCTGGTGGCGGCGGCTTTGGCGCTTTGGTGGAATCGAGGCCAAGAGAAGGCCGGCCCCGCCGGCGGGGTGACGATCTCTCCTCCGGCAACTTCGCCGCCGCGACTGGCCAGTGTGATTGTGGGTCGCGGTCCAGACGCGACGTGCGCCACGTTGGCCGAGGCGGTTGAACGGATCGCGTCTGCGGGTGTCATCACGATTCAGAACGGGGGGGTGTACGAAGAGGCGATCAGCCTGAGCGGGCTGGACGCGGTGACGATCCGGGGTGAAGCGGGGGTCGTGCTTCGGCCGGCACAGGCGGATGCGGAAGAGTCTTCGGTCATTGCGATCAAGGACTGCCGGGACCTGCGGATCGAGGGACTGAGACTGGAGTCGACGGGAAAGAAAGGCCGGACGCTCTCGCTGCAGGGAGACCTGTCGGGGATTGCGTTCGACGATTGCGAATTCTTCCACGTGGGGGAGGCGAGCGACCTGTCACTGGTCAACGTGAAGGCCCTCGAACGTGCCGACCAGAAATCGGTCCGTTTTCACCGAAGTCGATTTCAACGCGGCCCGGGGAAAGGGTATTGCGTGTCGGTGGAAGCGCGCGACGGAACGGTGATGGCGGTCGAATGCGAAGAATGCCGGTTCCGCTCGAAGGGCTCACTGTTCTATCTCGGTCTGGGGGCCCGGAAGGCGACGTTGCGTCGAAACCTGTTTCTCGAGGGAGATACGGGCGTCCTGTTGCGGTTCCGGCCGTGGAAGGGCTCGGAACAGATCGACATCAGCAACAACACGTTTCTGGGGGTCCGCTACTGGCTGAGCTGGATGGATTCGACGGTCGGTCCCGGCGCTGCGAGTGGCGGAATGGGGGCAAGGCTGGCGAACAACCTGATCCTGGGGGGGACGCGAACGCTGGGGCCGGATGCCCAGTGGGAGACCATGCTCGCCACGTGGACGATCCAGTCGAATTACTGGGAGCAGGACGAGGGGACGACGTCGACGGCAGACCGCGGCGGGCGGCTGGCGATGATGTTTCCGTCATTCGACATTCCGAACCGCACCGACGAGAGCGCGGGGAGCTTTCTGCGTCCGGCGGATGGGAGCCTGCTGGGAAGTCAGGGAGCGGGGGGAGACCTGCCGACGTTCATCGGGGCGGTTGAGCCCGTGGAGGCCGGTAGTTCGAGTCCGTCGCCGCCGAGTCCGCCCGGCGAGAGCAGCGGATAA